A genome region from Panicum virgatum strain AP13 chromosome 4K, P.virgatum_v5, whole genome shotgun sequence includes the following:
- the LOC120702598 gene encoding uncharacterized protein LOC120702598: MADFAPNWATKAGFSLLTVNSALAIYRSGGDLASVLFISGSYAALLLLFRRLRDYERAPPGSPARERARRAVWPLTALLTLGFAWKVAAVMPSPAVAAAVWGLAVATTAGGFFALVAPG, from the coding sequence ATGGCGGACTTTGCGCCGAACTGGGCCACGAAGGCGGGGTTCAGCCTGCTCACCGTCAACTCGGCGCTCGCCATCTACCGCTCCGGGGGCGACCTCGCCTCCGTCCTCTTCATCTCAGGCTCGTACGCCGCCCTGCTTCTCCtcttccgccgcctccgcgactacgagcgcgcgccgccggggtCCCCCGCCAGGGAGCGGGCCAGGCGCGCCGTGTGGCCGCTCACCGCGCTGCTCACGCTGGGTTTCGCCTGGAAGGTGGCCGCGGTGATGCCCTCgccggccgtggccgccgccgtgtgGGGCCTAGccgtcgccaccaccgccggcggctTCTTCGCTCTGGTGGCCCCGGGCTGA
- the LOC120704994 gene encoding uncharacterized protein LOC120704994, which produces MNFARHGALTKLGFATLTCNSALAIYRSRDDPRAVAFVAGAYGAIALLFHLRRFERGEEEEGRTTRAAVWALTTLLTAMFASRVAPLMPPAVAALVWVMAAGTAGAGFWALVIHR; this is translated from the coding sequence ATGAACTTTGCTCGCCACGGCGCCCTCACCAAGCTCGGCTTCGCGACGCTGACCTGCAACTCGGCGCTCGCCATCTACCGGTCGCGGGACGACCCGCGCGCCGTCGCGTTCGTCGCCGGCGCCTACGGGGCCATCGCGCTGCTCTTCCACCTCCGCAGGTTCGagcgcggggaggaggaagagggcagGACGACCAGGGCCGCGGTGTGGGCGCTGACGACGCTGCTCACGGCGATGTTCGCGTCGCGGGTGGCCCCGCTGAtgccgccggccgtcgccgccctgGTCTGGGTCATGGCAGCCGGAACCGCCGGCGCGGGGTTCTGGGCCTTGGTCATCCACCGGTGA
- the LOC120704995 gene encoding uncharacterized protein LOC120704995 → MDRRGAGPSLLAKLGVGALTCNSALAAYRSRRDPASLAFVAAAYAALLLLLRSLRGLERAPPAGRGRGRAKAAVWALSTLLTAMFASRVAPLVPPAVGVAVWVMAAATAGAGFWAFFVVA, encoded by the coding sequence ATGGATCGCCGTGGCGCCGGGCCTTCCCTCCTCGCCAAGCTCGGCGTGGGCGCCCTCACCTGCAACTCCGCCCTGGCGGCCTACCGGTCGCGGCGGGACCCGGCCTCTCTCGCGTTCGTGGCCGCCGCCtacgcggcgctgctgctgctcctgcgctCCCTGCGCGGGCTcgagcgcgcgccgccggccggccggggccggggcaggGCCAAGGCGGCGGTGTGGGCGCTCTCGACGCTGCTCACCGCGATGTTCGCGTCGCGCGTGGCCCCGCTGGTGCCGCCGGCGGTCGGGGTCGCCGTCTGGGTCATGGCAGCCGCGACGGCCGGCGCCGGGTTCTGGGCCTTCTTTGTTGTTGCCTAG